A single region of the Bdellovibrionales bacterium CG10_big_fil_rev_8_21_14_0_10_45_34 genome encodes:
- a CDS encoding transcriptional regulator encodes MAATKQKFKKSNVPSLEQCEFVSQILKNMAHPQRLLILCHLCEAPKSVSELEELSGASQSAVSQFLTRMKQDGLVRGQRKNQNVIYDIESQQVKKLVSSMHKIFRD; translated from the coding sequence ATGGCTGCAACTAAACAGAAGTTCAAAAAGTCGAATGTGCCCAGTCTAGAGCAGTGTGAATTCGTGTCTCAAATTCTTAAGAATATGGCTCATCCTCAAAGACTTTTAATATTGTGTCACCTATGTGAGGCGCCTAAGTCTGTATCTGAGCTTGAAGAGTTAAGCGGCGCTTCGCAGTCGGCGGTATCTCAGTTTCTAACTCGGATGAAACAAGATGGGCTTGTGCGGGGCCAAAGAAAGAATCAAAATGTTATATACGATATTGAAAGCCAACAAGTTAAAAAACTAGTTTCTTCAATGCACAAAATTTTCCGCGATTAA
- a CDS encoding thioredoxin yields the protein MVKFISRRFIMKNKFLMILAIGLFSSLASFAFDAPSFNEKSFKENQAKGEAILVDVYAKWCPTCKKQHAELVEIFNDEKYKGIKSYKLDYDDKDLVKKFSNLIGKPIPRQSTIVVLKGKEIVAFSIAETGEKLKSSIDKAL from the coding sequence ATGGTTAAATTCATATCAAGGAGATTCATAATGAAGAATAAATTTTTAATGATTTTGGCAATAGGCTTATTTTCAAGTCTAGCTTCTTTTGCCTTCGATGCGCCAAGCTTTAATGAGAAAAGTTTTAAAGAAAATCAAGCTAAAGGCGAAGCCATTTTGGTTGATGTCTATGCCAAGTGGTGTCCCACTTGCAAGAAGCAGCACGCTGAGCTTGTAGAAATCTTTAACGATGAAAAATATAAAGGGATAAAATCCTACAAACTTGATTATGATGACAAGGATCTTGTTAAGAAGTTTTCAAATCTCATCGGAAAGCCTATCCCGAGACAATCTACGATCGTGGTATTAAAAGGAAAAGAAATTGTTGCTTTCTCAATTGCCGAAACGGGTGAGAAACTAAAGTCTTCAATTGATAAGGCCCTTTAA
- a CDS encoding oxidoreductase, translating to MSESLFKPVVLVTGCGSGIGLALAELLYKHAQYRVVITARAKSLPHLQERFPDTERFWVRPLDVMIASERARLIEEIATKWNGVNILVNNAGVSYRSVVEHMSAKEEQHQFDTNYFGPVALIRAVLPHMRKIGRGKIINVSSVSGMLAMPTMGSYSASKYALEGISEALWYEVRPLGINVSLIQPGFVRSKSFLKVQYSALSDPEHGTEGLYADYYEHMTPFIERLMGLSLTTPAAVAKKILRTIRKRNPALWIPATMDATIFYYLRRFVPRRILLELLFATLPRVRHWAKQYTNRRKKKKPRQ from the coding sequence ATGAGTGAATCACTGTTTAAACCCGTTGTACTTGTAACAGGCTGCGGATCTGGTATCGGTTTGGCGTTAGCCGAGCTTCTCTATAAACACGCTCAGTATCGTGTTGTTATTACAGCGAGAGCTAAGTCACTGCCCCATTTGCAAGAGCGCTTCCCAGATACCGAGAGATTTTGGGTAAGACCCCTTGATGTTATGATTGCCAGCGAAAGAGCGCGCTTGATCGAAGAAATCGCAACGAAGTGGAATGGAGTCAACATTCTCGTCAATAATGCCGGGGTTAGCTACCGTTCCGTCGTTGAACATATGAGTGCAAAAGAGGAGCAGCACCAGTTTGACACAAACTATTTTGGTCCCGTTGCTCTAATACGTGCCGTTTTACCTCACATGCGAAAAATAGGCCGTGGAAAAATTATCAATGTTTCGTCGGTAAGTGGCATGTTGGCAATGCCGACAATGGGATCCTATAGCGCTTCTAAATATGCTCTCGAAGGTATTAGCGAAGCCCTTTGGTATGAAGTCCGGCCGCTAGGAATAAACGTAAGCCTAATTCAACCAGGCTTTGTGCGATCCAAGTCTTTCTTAAAAGTACAGTATTCCGCTTTGTCGGATCCTGAACACGGCACCGAGGGACTTTACGCAGATTATTACGAGCACATGACTCCATTTATCGAAAGACTCATGGGCCTGAGCCTCACCACACCAGCAGCGGTTGCAAAAAAAATTCTGCGGACGATACGAAAGAGAAATCCCGCACTTTGGATTCCAGCAACAATGGATGCAACAATCTTCTATTATCTTCGGCGGTTCGTTCCAAGACGAATTCTTTTGGAGCTTCTCTTTGCCACGCTCCCGCGCGTTCGACACTGGGCCAAGCAGTACACGAATAGGCGAAAGAAGAAAAAACCTAGACAGTAA
- a CDS encoding type II toxin-antitoxin system PemK/MazF family toxin, whose product MKIRHGWLYIADLNPRYGSEPGKMRPALVIQTNLLNETNHPSTWVLPCTTRLTGENLLRVPLPKGIAGNKEECEIMIDQSRAVDNRRLTKELKELPRPILKEVKEKLRLLAEL is encoded by the coding sequence ATGAAGATTCGTCATGGTTGGCTTTATATCGCCGATTTAAACCCACGTTACGGCAGTGAGCCGGGTAAGATGCGGCCAGCACTTGTAATTCAAACAAATTTGCTCAATGAAACAAACCATCCTTCAACATGGGTTCTACCATGCACAACAAGACTTACCGGAGAAAATCTTCTTCGAGTCCCTTTACCAAAGGGCATTGCAGGGAACAAAGAAGAGTGCGAAATCATGATTGACCAAAGCCGCGCCGTTGACAATCGACGCTTAACCAAGGAACTGAAGGAGCTTCCGAGGCCGATTCTTAAAGAGGTTAAAGAAAAACTAAGGCTTTTGGCGGAGCTCTGA
- a CDS encoding carboxymuconolactone decarboxylase, which translates to MGKIGLKSGDDVSGEVKEILSAVEKKFGFAPNLMKVFASSAQTLKAYLALGDLVAATSFSPEEQQLILLTVSRENECGYCLAAHTMIATNLANVDSEKVSALKAGKNLQPDRHDRLVEFTSQVVKKRGFVTEEDVSKFKAAGFGDQQILEVILAVSMKTLSNYANHIADTPIDPQFSNQE; encoded by the coding sequence ATGGGAAAAATCGGTTTGAAATCAGGGGACGATGTGTCAGGAGAAGTTAAAGAGATTCTTTCAGCAGTTGAGAAGAAATTTGGATTCGCACCCAATCTCATGAAAGTGTTTGCTTCTTCAGCACAGACATTAAAGGCATACCTTGCACTTGGTGACTTAGTGGCCGCTACAAGCTTTAGCCCTGAAGAACAGCAACTTATACTGCTCACCGTGAGCAGAGAAAATGAATGTGGGTACTGTCTGGCCGCGCACACCATGATTGCAACAAATCTCGCAAATGTGGATTCAGAGAAAGTAAGTGCCTTAAAGGCAGGAAAAAATCTTCAACCAGATAGACACGATCGGCTTGTGGAGTTTACATCTCAAGTTGTAAAAAAACGGGGCTTTGTCACTGAAGAGGACGTTTCTAAATTTAAAGCTGCGGGATTCGGTGATCAGCAAATTCTTGAAGTGATTTTGGCCGTTTCAATGAAAACTCTCAGTAACTACGCCAATCATATTGCCGACACACCAATTGACCCGCAGTTTTCAAATCAAGAATAA
- the hppD gene encoding 4-hydroxyphenylpyruvate dioxygenase yields MTLNPLKLTGISFVEFSDSNPESLHKLFIDFGFSKIAKHATKSIDLYNQGQITFLLNYEPDSFGLRFSSVHGPSISAMGWNFENAEQAYSDAIKRGAAGSSEGDYNDLDGNAISAIKGIGDSLIYFVDKNTDLGFVPLQDPVRTVEKGFYLIDHLTNNVFKGTMNQWAEFYKNIFGFEEVRYFDIKGKKTGLTSYALRSPCGSFCIPINEATEAKSQINEYLEEYNGPGVQHLAFLTEDLLNSLEKLKDTGIKTLDINSEYYLKVFDRVPGVKEDRESIRKFNVLVDGDADGYLLQIFTKNLVGPIFIEMIQRENHLSFGEGNFQALFESIERDQVKRGVL; encoded by the coding sequence ATGACCTTAAATCCCCTTAAACTGACCGGCATAAGCTTTGTTGAGTTCAGCGATTCAAACCCTGAATCACTTCACAAACTCTTTATAGATTTTGGATTTTCGAAAATCGCAAAGCACGCTACTAAGAGCATCGATCTTTATAACCAGGGGCAAATTACATTTTTGCTCAACTACGAACCTGACTCTTTTGGCTTAAGGTTTTCCTCGGTCCATGGCCCATCAATTTCTGCAATGGGTTGGAATTTCGAAAATGCCGAACAAGCTTACTCTGACGCGATAAAGAGAGGTGCTGCTGGCTCTTCGGAAGGCGATTACAATGATTTGGATGGCAATGCGATATCTGCGATTAAGGGCATAGGCGACAGCCTCATTTACTTTGTCGATAAGAACACCGATCTGGGATTTGTTCCTCTGCAAGACCCCGTGCGAACGGTAGAGAAGGGCTTTTATCTTATAGATCACTTAACAAACAACGTTTTTAAAGGAACAATGAACCAATGGGCCGAATTCTATAAGAATATATTCGGATTTGAAGAGGTCAGATACTTCGACATTAAAGGAAAGAAGACGGGTCTCACATCTTACGCTTTGCGATCACCGTGTGGCAGCTTCTGCATTCCCATTAATGAGGCCACCGAAGCCAAATCCCAGATTAATGAGTATCTCGAAGAGTATAACGGACCCGGGGTGCAACACTTGGCCTTTTTAACCGAAGATCTACTGAACTCTCTTGAAAAGCTTAAAGACACGGGAATAAAAACCTTAGACATCAACTCGGAATATTACCTCAAGGTATTCGATCGAGTTCCTGGAGTTAAAGAAGACCGAGAATCCATTCGAAAGTTTAATGTTTTGGTTGATGGAGACGCCGATGGTTATCTTCTTCAGATTTTTACAAAGAACCTCGTCGGTCCTATTTTTATTGAGATGATCCAAAGAGAGAATCACCTTTCGTTTGGCGAGGGCAACTTTCAGGCACTGTTTGAATCAATAGAGCGCGACCAAGTAAAACGCGGAGTACTTTAA
- a CDS encoding spermidine synthase — translation MSLNFEEIDFQRTPIGPVSLRRRRLPHFANQDIYEIKLGDEFLMTSIFHESETQLAKLALKRVNRDNLDVVVGGLGLGYTAAAALEDSRVSSLTVVEYLEPVINWHKTKAVPLGGLLTSDPRCKFIHADFFLMARDFAAGFNTTTFKKKDLILLDIDHTPNHVLHVSNKRFYTKEGLEELRTHLKSDGIFGLWADGASDIGFTNHLKEVFDSAEAHEIEFLNPITTGSSRCTVDLATTAS, via the coding sequence ATGAGTCTTAATTTTGAAGAAATTGATTTTCAAAGAACGCCGATCGGTCCGGTGTCGCTCCGGCGCCGGCGCCTGCCGCACTTCGCGAACCAAGACATCTACGAAATCAAACTGGGCGACGAATTCTTAATGACCAGCATCTTTCATGAGTCTGAAACTCAGCTGGCAAAATTAGCACTCAAAAGGGTCAACCGTGATAATCTCGACGTAGTAGTGGGAGGCCTAGGCCTTGGTTACACAGCCGCAGCTGCGCTTGAAGACTCCCGGGTTAGCTCCCTCACAGTTGTGGAGTATTTGGAGCCAGTAATCAACTGGCACAAAACCAAAGCTGTACCGCTTGGAGGTTTATTAACCAGTGATCCGCGTTGCAAGTTCATTCACGCTGATTTCTTTTTGATGGCTCGTGATTTTGCTGCGGGTTTTAACACCACGACATTCAAGAAAAAAGATTTGATTCTACTTGATATTGATCACACGCCTAACCATGTTCTTCATGTTTCTAATAAGCGATTTTACACAAAAGAAGGTTTAGAAGAACTACGAACGCATCTTAAGTCAGACGGTATTTTTGGGCTGTGGGCTGATGGGGCCTCAGACATTGGCTTTACCAATCACTTGAAAGAAGTGTTTGATTCTGCTGAAGCTCATGAAATCGAATTTCTAAATCCAATCACTACTGGCTCTTCCAGGTGCACAGTTGACTTGGCCACAACGGCATCCTAA
- a CDS encoding polysaccharide deacetylase, whose amino-acid sequence MKKLTLLLMMSLVTTTGPANEIAFTFDDAPRGDGHIYTGKERTQKIIDELAKENIQAAFFVNPERFNRYGGLARIKAYANAGHLIANHTHSHPSIKKTSLKAYIEDIDRADKLIQQFSTYTKWFRYPFLHEGDSIEVRDGVRNFLAKAGYKNGYVTVDNYDYFIDDLVQQALEKNEKVNLDKACDMLVDLLWDGLQFYDSVANKYIGNVRHVLLMHENDIEALCLSKLVRHLRAKDWKVVSPTLAFSDPLLKDEPDTLYLNQGRVAAIAHVRSGKKYVSKWESTAALTTEFERRRIATKN is encoded by the coding sequence ATGAAAAAGTTGACTTTACTTTTGATGATGTCTCTAGTGACAACCACTGGGCCTGCCAACGAAATAGCATTTACGTTTGACGATGCCCCTCGTGGTGATGGGCATATTTACACGGGCAAAGAGCGAACGCAGAAGATCATTGATGAGCTTGCTAAAGAAAATATTCAAGCCGCATTTTTCGTAAACCCAGAACGATTTAATAGATATGGGGGACTTGCCCGCATTAAAGCCTATGCGAATGCCGGCCATTTAATCGCTAATCATACCCATTCACATCCAAGTATAAAAAAGACTTCACTGAAGGCATATATTGAAGACATCGACCGGGCTGACAAACTTATTCAGCAGTTTTCTACTTACACAAAATGGTTTCGATACCCGTTTCTCCACGAAGGCGACTCCATTGAGGTTCGTGATGGAGTTAGGAATTTTCTAGCGAAGGCCGGTTATAAAAATGGATATGTTACCGTTGATAACTACGACTACTTTATTGATGACTTGGTCCAACAAGCCCTAGAAAAAAATGAAAAAGTTAACTTAGACAAAGCATGCGACATGCTTGTAGATCTTCTGTGGGATGGCCTTCAGTTCTACGACTCCGTAGCCAACAAATACATCGGCAACGTACGTCACGTATTACTTATGCATGAGAATGATATTGAGGCTTTGTGTTTAAGTAAGTTAGTTCGACACCTTCGAGCGAAAGATTGGAAGGTAGTTTCGCCTACCCTCGCCTTTTCTGATCCGCTTCTAAAGGATGAGCCAGACACACTTTACCTGAATCAAGGTCGTGTGGCAGCCATCGCCCATGTTCGATCAGGTAAAAAGTATGTTTCTAAATGGGAGTCGACCGCTGCCTTAACGACAGAATTTGAAAGAAGACGAATTGCTACGAAGAACTAG
- a CDS encoding DoxX family protein: MEQMKIKVKWLYGVLDGFGWLPPLLSRLAIGWVFLWAGYGKLGNLAQVTGFFESLGIPFASVQAPFIAVLELVGGLALILGLGTRVFSFLLASTMAVAILTAHKDDINVFSDIFKIYEFVYILVFSFLITNGAGKVSGDSVLKKKC, from the coding sequence ATGGAACAAATGAAAATAAAGGTTAAGTGGTTGTATGGTGTACTTGATGGTTTTGGGTGGCTACCACCACTTTTGTCGAGGCTCGCCATAGGATGGGTCTTCTTATGGGCCGGCTATGGAAAACTAGGAAACCTTGCCCAAGTAACGGGCTTCTTTGAATCTTTAGGAATTCCTTTTGCTTCAGTGCAAGCGCCGTTCATTGCAGTCTTAGAACTTGTGGGTGGTCTTGCACTTATATTAGGCCTTGGAACAAGGGTCTTTTCTTTCTTGCTCGCTAGCACGATGGCCGTTGCGATTCTTACGGCCCACAAAGATGACATCAATGTCTTCTCTGATATTTTTAAGATCTATGAGTTTGTCTATATTCTTGTTTTTTCGTTCCTTATTACAAATGGTGCTGGCAAAGTTTCTGGCGATTCGGTTTTGAAGAAAAAATGTTAG
- a CDS encoding glutathione peroxidase, with protein sequence MVKTIFGFVLLFMSHQGVAMDLNEYKGKVVLVANIATRCGYTGQLDGLEKIYQKFKDKGLVVLGVPSNDFGSQTPENNDEVKKFCKLKYGVSFPLTPKMIVKGPQKDPLFKFLTNTESGEKEIGWNFEKFLVDRSGKLVNRFSSKVEPEDDQLIAALNAALSN encoded by the coding sequence ATGGTGAAAACTATTTTTGGATTTGTTTTATTATTCATGTCTCATCAAGGAGTCGCTATGGATTTAAATGAATACAAGGGCAAAGTTGTCTTGGTTGCAAACATTGCCACGCGCTGTGGATACACGGGACAACTTGATGGTTTAGAAAAAATCTACCAAAAATTTAAAGATAAAGGTCTTGTAGTTCTTGGAGTGCCTAGTAATGACTTTGGATCGCAAACCCCCGAGAACAACGACGAAGTAAAAAAGTTTTGCAAACTCAAATACGGCGTGAGCTTTCCTTTAACTCCTAAAATGATTGTCAAAGGACCTCAGAAAGACCCATTGTTTAAGTTTCTCACGAATACTGAAAGTGGCGAAAAAGAAATTGGCTGGAATTTTGAGAAATTCTTAGTGGATCGCTCAGGAAAGCTCGTTAATAGATTTTCTTCAAAGGTAGAACCCGAAGATGATCAGTTGATAGCAGCTTTGAACGCAGCTCTTTCAAATTAA
- a CDS encoding YceI family protein has translation MKFALLLAMTITSSFAVADVYKIDTEASKVLWKAGKKVGSFHNGEIKLKSGTAETAKDGKIKNIKVVVDMKSISNEDLKDTPDYQKKLVGHLSNEDFFHVEKYPESTFDLESITPKKGSKDEYTVKGKLTMIGNTQTVEFPAKISTDKDTLKGTANIEIERLKWNLKYGSGSIFKELTADKIINDKFDLTLNLVAKKQ, from the coding sequence ATGAAATTTGCCTTACTATTAGCAATGACAATCACTAGTTCATTTGCTGTTGCCGATGTTTACAAAATTGACACTGAAGCGAGCAAAGTATTGTGGAAAGCCGGTAAAAAAGTTGGCTCCTTTCACAATGGCGAAATCAAATTAAAAAGTGGAACGGCAGAGACTGCGAAAGACGGAAAGATCAAAAATATTAAAGTTGTTGTTGATATGAAAAGTATTTCTAACGAAGATTTGAAGGACACTCCAGACTATCAGAAAAAATTGGTTGGCCACCTTTCAAACGAAGACTTCTTTCACGTTGAGAAATATCCCGAATCAACCTTTGACCTTGAAAGCATAACTCCGAAGAAGGGCTCCAAAGACGAGTATACTGTCAAGGGAAAGCTTACAATGATTGGCAACACTCAAACTGTGGAGTTTCCTGCGAAGATTAGCACCGACAAAGACACACTCAAAGGCACAGCTAACATTGAAATCGAGAGATTAAAATGGAACTTAAAGTACGGCTCTGGTAGTATTTTTAAAGAGTTGACGGCGGATAAAATCATTAACGACAAATTTGATCTCACGTTAAATCTCGTTGCCAAGAAACAGTAA
- a CDS encoding phosphoenolpyruvate synthase: protein MALIPFENSKASDRRFGGKASGLANLTQKGFTVPRGLIIHEKLEPSDWQALVDWWDQLGAPALAVRSSAAAEDGARTSFAGQNKTFLNIQNQDDLKRGIRECFGSIHQDSVQAYRDFFKDENSASEQGEQQSEMNVVLQEMINPLFSGVFFSHDPRNKGTGWYLEVVPGFGESLVSGRVTPGMVNEEKHFSNLPHGFTVEKALQVAQVGIQVAKSLGYSVDMEWAIDPAGVIQILQARPITTVRSDDQVIAYELERLRTSYPRGATWDGQTFAEWSGFPSYFTFSIWKRAFSPHFAFGSALKTLGYKSFDQSSFHSKDSLLERVFGRAYINLDRLTELYYGPIPYVTIARPRPHLKFKFKKVSLKMISYAPSAVMSMLKVSWNISTNRRHWLDNCSKELHRFRKKSPNLGVAELNRKSSSELFDLVFTEADGFAKEVLYWPFILIVLTESTIQRLLLLLSGILGEENAQRKIREWLGRGLHTQTFDMQKEYIEACNDPDKRDRFLLKYGHRGPRELDLMYPRWNELGDSAFKTSQVGFSVVDHHSEVEKEILALESFKREIVLEEWRLLKEMLELRENWKMEILKPYASIRYALNALAERLSLNADIHWLRLSELQALQQNELQLAGLKKRIEDRKERFAVFRKYSFPEMTSREEVEDIVSGKNIQKKPSFDGEALSPGIIRGEVRLVLDPVNIDTQSWPENTILVAESTDPSWTPLFVKSKAIVVEKGGVLSHCAIVAREMGIPAVSGIFEATKKFKDGDKLWVDGNHGRIAHDTN from the coding sequence GTGGCATTGATTCCTTTTGAAAACTCTAAGGCAAGCGATAGAAGATTTGGCGGTAAAGCTAGTGGCCTGGCAAACCTGACCCAAAAAGGGTTCACTGTTCCAAGAGGTTTAATTATACATGAAAAGCTTGAACCGAGCGACTGGCAAGCCCTCGTCGACTGGTGGGACCAGCTTGGAGCCCCGGCCTTAGCAGTGCGAAGCAGTGCTGCTGCAGAAGATGGAGCAAGAACTTCCTTTGCCGGTCAGAATAAAACATTTTTAAACATACAAAACCAAGATGATTTAAAGCGAGGCATTCGTGAGTGCTTTGGCAGCATTCATCAGGATTCTGTTCAGGCATATAGAGATTTCTTTAAAGACGAAAATTCCGCTTCGGAACAAGGTGAGCAACAATCTGAGATGAACGTTGTGCTTCAAGAAATGATCAATCCACTTTTTTCTGGCGTATTCTTCAGTCACGATCCACGAAATAAAGGCACCGGTTGGTATCTTGAAGTCGTGCCGGGATTTGGCGAGAGTCTTGTCTCCGGAAGAGTTACACCTGGCATGGTCAACGAAGAAAAACATTTTTCCAATCTACCTCATGGATTCACAGTTGAAAAAGCTCTTCAAGTTGCTCAGGTTGGCATTCAGGTGGCAAAATCCCTTGGCTATAGCGTAGACATGGAATGGGCGATTGATCCAGCTGGCGTGATTCAAATTTTGCAGGCCCGCCCAATAACTACCGTTCGTTCCGACGATCAAGTTATTGCCTATGAACTTGAGCGTTTACGAACTTCTTATCCACGTGGGGCAACTTGGGATGGTCAAACATTTGCTGAGTGGTCTGGATTTCCGAGCTATTTTACTTTTTCAATCTGGAAGAGAGCTTTCTCCCCGCATTTCGCCTTTGGCAGCGCGCTTAAAACTTTGGGATACAAAAGCTTTGATCAAAGCAGTTTTCATTCAAAAGACTCCTTGCTCGAAAGAGTCTTTGGGCGCGCTTATATTAATCTGGATAGACTGACCGAACTTTATTATGGGCCAATTCCCTACGTGACTATCGCCCGCCCGCGCCCACATCTGAAATTTAAATTCAAAAAAGTTAGCTTAAAAATGATTTCCTACGCGCCGTCGGCAGTTATGAGCATGCTTAAGGTTTCTTGGAACATTTCGACGAATCGCCGCCATTGGCTGGATAATTGTTCAAAAGAGCTTCATCGTTTCAGAAAGAAGAGTCCGAACCTGGGCGTAGCGGAGCTCAATCGGAAATCATCAAGTGAACTATTCGACCTCGTATTTACCGAGGCCGATGGATTTGCAAAGGAAGTTCTTTATTGGCCATTTATTTTGATTGTACTAACGGAGTCCACCATTCAGCGACTGCTATTGCTTTTGTCGGGAATTCTCGGCGAGGAGAATGCTCAGAGAAAAATTAGAGAATGGCTTGGTAGAGGTCTACATACACAAACGTTTGATATGCAAAAAGAATACATTGAAGCTTGTAATGACCCCGATAAGCGAGATCGGTTTTTGTTAAAATATGGGCACAGAGGTCCGCGAGAGCTAGATTTAATGTACCCTAGGTGGAATGAACTAGGAGATTCAGCTTTCAAGACAAGCCAAGTGGGCTTTAGTGTTGTTGACCATCACTCTGAAGTAGAAAAAGAGATCTTGGCGCTTGAGAGTTTTAAGCGGGAAATCGTTTTGGAGGAATGGCGTCTTTTAAAAGAGATGCTCGAGCTTAGGGAGAACTGGAAGATGGAGATTCTTAAGCCCTATGCTTCTATCAGATATGCTTTGAATGCATTGGCAGAGAGGCTTTCGCTAAATGCAGACATTCATTGGTTGCGGTTGAGCGAGCTACAGGCGCTCCAACAGAATGAACTGCAGCTAGCAGGGCTGAAAAAAAGAATCGAAGATCGAAAAGAGCGATTTGCTGTTTTTAGAAAATATTCGTTCCCAGAAATGACGTCGCGTGAAGAAGTAGAAGATATCGTCAGCGGCAAAAACATTCAAAAGAAACCATCCTTTGACGGTGAGGCCCTATCGCCGGGAATAATTAGAGGAGAGGTTCGTTTGGTTTTAGATCCAGTCAACATCGACACCCAATCGTGGCCAGAGAATACAATTCTCGTAGCAGAGTCTACCGATCCATCGTGGACGCCTCTCTTTGTTAAATCTAAAGCAATTGTTGTTGAAAAGGGCGGTGTGCTTTCTCATTGTGCCATCGTAGCCAGAGAAATGGGCATTCCAGCCGTGAGCGGAATCTTTGAGGCGACAAAAAAGTTTAAAGACGGAGACAAACTCTGGGTCGACGGTAACCACGGCAGGATTGCTCATGATACCAATTGA
- a CDS encoding cytochrome C biogenesis protein — MIGQMTLAVLAGAVTTLSPCVIPVIPLVVGGASHSARFGPLYLLLGLVTSFTLTGTFAAALLFKLGLPPDMLTQGAAVLLILVGAFLFFSFLDNLFKSSTDGLSQWANNFISTHKLSGPLGQFTIGALIGLIWAPCTGPTLGAAISLASQGENLFESFVVMLSFSLGACLPLGVYGSVANLWVKRKGQIIKFGQGLRKAVALLFIFVGVSILLGWHKALETWLLGHLPEWWVNLITRF, encoded by the coding sequence ATGATTGGGCAGATGACCCTTGCCGTACTCGCTGGAGCGGTTACTACGCTCTCGCCTTGTGTGATTCCAGTCATACCGCTGGTTGTGGGCGGCGCTTCGCACTCGGCAAGGTTTGGCCCACTTTATCTGCTCTTAGGACTTGTGACTTCATTTACTCTCACAGGGACATTTGCGGCGGCCCTTTTATTTAAACTAGGACTTCCGCCAGATATGTTAACCCAAGGGGCAGCAGTCCTTTTAATTCTGGTCGGTGCTTTTTTATTTTTTTCCTTTCTTGATAATCTGTTTAAGTCTTCAACTGATGGTTTGTCTCAGTGGGCAAATAACTTTATCAGTACACATAAGCTCTCTGGCCCTTTAGGGCAGTTTACCATTGGTGCACTTATTGGGCTTATTTGGGCGCCTTGTACGGGCCCAACACTCGGCGCGGCAATTTCCTTGGCTTCGCAAGGTGAAAATCTCTTTGAATCATTTGTTGTGATGCTTTCCTTCTCGCTTGGCGCTTGCTTGCCATTAGGAGTCTATGGCTCTGTTGCAAACCTGTGGGTCAAACGAAAGGGGCAAATTATTAAATTCGGCCAGGGTTTAAGAAAGGCCGTGGCGTTATTGTTTATTTTCGTGGGCGTTTCAATTTTACTTGGGTGGCATAAAGCGCTTGAAACTTGGCTGCTCGGGCATCTTCCTGAATGGTGGGTGAACTTGATCACTCGATTCTAA
- a CDS encoding PhnA protein — MTCPSCKSENTYEDGNIWICAECSHEWSEADLANVLEDENLDHSVKDANGNTLSDGDSVILIKDLKIKGSSSTLKGGTKVRNIRLSNAGDGHDIACKIEGLGSINLKSEFVRKA; from the coding sequence ATGACCTGCCCAAGTTGTAAATCAGAGAATACTTACGAAGACGGTAACATTTGGATTTGCGCTGAGTGTTCGCATGAGTGGTCGGAAGCTGATCTAGCGAATGTACTTGAAGACGAAAATTTGGACCATTCAGTAAAAGATGCAAATGGGAATACCCTTTCTGACGGAGACTCTGTCATATTGATTAAAGATCTTAAAATCAAAGGTTCCTCCAGCACTCTCAAGGGCGGCACGAAGGTTCGTAATATTCGGCTCAGTAATGCCGGTGATGGCCACGATATCGCCTGCAAGATTGAGGGGCTTGGATCAATCAACTTGAAGTCGGAATTTGTTAGAAAGGCTTAA